A region from the Nesterenkonia lacusekhoensis genome encodes:
- a CDS encoding EamA family transporter, with product MGELLGVFAAIMFGTSHFFNGVLSRRIPAMSVAVYSQAGGAMFFLGWALSIFWTQGELEPMGDQDFGWAVLSGIGAGIGVAALYEGMRKHSISLVVPVTSIVSVAVPFILSITVLGEPLQLHTAAAGVMLLPVIWLLSRPSKQTSHPNASVRESRRDLFAVSYGLIAGAGYATQLFALSQITSSTPAEPLLTGQLVSLLPLLTLAWLRNSTLQPKKATLQAATVGLAAALAMAFYLYATRHALLGPVMIAIALYPAIPVLLALLVLKERLSRAQALGLGVAAIVVPIVSLAN from the coding sequence GTGGGTGAGCTCTTAGGGGTGTTCGCTGCGATCATGTTCGGCACCTCTCACTTTTTCAATGGGGTGCTCTCTCGTCGTATCCCCGCGATGAGTGTTGCCGTCTACTCACAAGCAGGCGGCGCAATGTTCTTCTTGGGGTGGGCGCTGAGCATCTTCTGGACCCAGGGAGAACTGGAGCCGATGGGTGACCAGGACTTTGGATGGGCGGTGCTCTCCGGGATTGGTGCAGGAATAGGAGTCGCAGCCCTTTATGAGGGAATGCGCAAGCACAGCATCTCCCTGGTGGTCCCAGTGACCAGCATCGTCTCAGTCGCGGTCCCCTTTATTCTCTCCATCACCGTCCTGGGGGAACCGTTGCAACTGCATACCGCCGCAGCAGGAGTGATGTTGCTACCGGTGATCTGGCTGCTCAGCCGACCCAGCAAGCAGACATCACATCCGAATGCCTCTGTCCGGGAGTCACGGAGGGATCTCTTCGCAGTCTCCTACGGCCTCATTGCCGGGGCCGGGTACGCCACCCAGCTTTTCGCCCTGAGCCAGATCACCTCCAGCACGCCAGCAGAGCCACTGCTGACAGGACAGCTGGTCAGCCTCCTGCCCCTGCTGACCCTGGCATGGCTGCGAAACAGCACCCTGCAACCGAAGAAAGCGACCCTCCAAGCCGCCACCGTCGGACTCGCCGCAGCACTGGCCATGGCCTTCTACCTCTACGCCACCCGGCACGCCCTGCTGGGACCGGTGATGATCGCTATCGCCCTCTACCCGGCTATACCTGTCTTGCTGGCTCTTCTGGTGCTCAAAGAACGTCTCAGCCGAGCCCAAGCCCTCGGACTAGGCGTCGCCGCCATAGTCGTGCCAATCGTCAGCCTGGCGAACTAG
- a CDS encoding transposase, producing MAGKYPEEFREDVVAVAKNREAGVSLKQIAADFGISYATLTNWMRQDATDAGEREGRTSDQKDELRELRRRNRLLEQENLVLRRAAAYLSQANLPSKGSTRS from the coding sequence ATGGCAGGAAAGTACCCGGAGGAGTTCCGGGAGGATGTTGTCGCGGTCGCGAAGAACCGCGAGGCCGGTGTGAGCCTGAAGCAGATCGCTGCTGATTTCGGGATCAGCTACGCGACCCTGACGAACTGGATGCGCCAGGACGCCACCGATGCCGGTGAACGCGAAGGCCGCACCAGTGATCAGAAGGACGAGCTGCGTGAGCTGCGCCGGCGTAACCGGCTGTTAGAGCAGGAGAACCTGGTGCTGCGCCGGGCCGCAGCGTATCTCTCGCAGGCGAATCTGCCGTCAAAAGGCTCTACCCGCTCGTAG
- a CDS encoding DDE-type integrase/transposase/recombinase, which yields MAVTCRVLKIARQPYYRWLANPVTDQEWDEAHRLNALVDAHREDPEFGYRYLADEAEEAGYRMAARTAWRLCNAQGVASVISRKRRGKGTRPGPPVHDDRVQRNFHADAPNQVWLTDITEHHTSEGKLYLCAIKDVCSRRIVGYAIDSRMKSSLAVRAINNAVVRRGAANVAGCVLHSDRGSQAVFNWSSQHLDRGGVQWEDHQHGCGSSQAVQQ from the coding sequence GTGGCGGTGACGTGCCGGGTATTGAAGATCGCTCGCCAGCCCTACTACCGGTGGCTGGCCAACCCCGTGACGGATCAAGAGTGGGACGAGGCCCACCGACTGAACGCGCTGGTCGATGCTCACCGGGAGGATCCTGAGTTCGGATACCGCTACCTCGCCGATGAGGCCGAAGAAGCCGGATATCGGATGGCCGCCAGGACCGCCTGGCGGCTGTGCAACGCCCAGGGCGTGGCTTCGGTGATCAGCCGCAAGCGGCGGGGCAAAGGCACCCGCCCGGGCCCACCGGTCCATGACGACCGGGTGCAGCGGAACTTCCATGCTGATGCCCCGAACCAGGTCTGGCTGACCGATATCACCGAGCACCACACTTCTGAGGGCAAGCTGTATCTGTGCGCGATCAAGGATGTCTGCTCACGCCGGATCGTCGGTTACGCGATTGACTCGCGGATGAAGTCCTCACTGGCGGTGCGGGCGATCAACAACGCGGTGGTCCGCCGCGGGGCCGCCAATGTGGCCGGATGCGTACTTCACTCGGACCGAGGGTCGCAAGCCGTATTCAACTGGTCGTCGCAACACCTTGATCGTGGAGGTGTGCAATGGGAAGACCATCAGCATGGGTGCGGCAGTTCACAGGCCGTTCAGCAATGA